A window of Pan paniscus chromosome 16, NHGRI_mPanPan1-v2.0_pri, whole genome shotgun sequence genomic DNA:
AGCCTTTCATCTTGAGGATCTCAAAGACCGTAGAAGACATTTAATTTCTAAAGCTTGAAGTGCCCCGAGGAGCAGGTAGAATTTCCAGCAGGGCCTCGGTGGATTAACCAAGGCCTTGGATTCCAGAATGTTTCATGGTAAGCACTGTGGAGAACCTACATGTCAGGTTCTGGAGTTGGCCCTGAGCTCTATCCACCAAGCCAGCACTCCACCATCCCTTTGCAGGGGAGTCAAAGGGCCAGAACTCCTTGGGGGACCAGAACATGGTTTTCCTTCTGCCTATCTTAGTCATGGCTCCTAAAATTGAAGCTGATGtgagctggagtgcaaggagtcCTTCCACCCTGCCTTCAGGTTCTCTCTGGAGAAAGGTTAGAGACCCCAGGACAATCAACATGTGCACCGTTCCCCTCCTTGGCTTGAGTCCTGCACTACCAAAATGGCCTGGCCATTTGATGGCGGAGCTCCAGGGGCCTTGGCTTTCTCTGGCTCATTGTCCTTCTCCATCTGGGCATACACAGTCGGGGGCCAATTGTCCTTCCCTGCCCATTCAGAGTTCAATTTGAGCCTCCACTGCAGTTCCTGGTGTGGGCCAGCTGGTGTTGGGTGGCCCCAGGGAGTCACACAGCCTGTACCCAGCCCCCAGATCCTCTGCTGTAACTGCAGGGTCACAGGCATCCCGGGAGAATGGGCCTCCACCCTCAGCCAGCCCTCACTGCCACCTGTCACCTCTGGCACCCCTCTGTCACCTCCTGCCACCTGTCAGATACCCAGCCTGCCCGCCATCAGCCACCCGAGTGGTTCCGACCTCCATTCACCTCAAGCCCCAACAGGCCCCTGTCATTCCACTTCATGGAAGAGACGGAGCCTTCTGAAATGAGATCTACCCTGAAAatctcttctccttcccctttctgAGAAACGTCATCCCCACCAGTTAACGTTTCCTGTACACCCTCACCCTCTCTCGTCCATCTCTGTTGCCTCTGCACATCAGCACACACTGACTCCACCTGGGCTGGCTCCTGCCGCCTCTTCCCTACCTCCTCCACTAGCCGCAGGAAGGGCCTCCAGCACCCACGACTGCCCTTCCTCTTGATGCCCCTCGGCTTCCCCCCAGCCTGGCAGCAGCGTCCCAGCGCCTCCACATTGCCCCTCTCACCTCCCAGCTCTCCACGCCACTTGGCTCTGCAGCGACCCCTCCTAGACGCTCCCTGGCCCCTCGGCACCCAGAATGCCACattcttgtgtttttttcctccttctttcccaatCCCTCTCaaccatgtatttatttatatatgtatgtttttttatttattatttatttattgaaacccCTACTTTGATTGACAAAGGAATCAAGGTAGATCTGACCAGTATTCCCCTCTCTTCTCCTTGTCCCACCACATGGACATGCCTTACACTGGCGTCCTCTCCTGAGTCCCTCCGCACTCTCCATCAGCAACCTCACACCTGCCTTCAGACCCGGCTGCAACTTCCTAAGCTGCCCCTGCCCCAGCTCCTCTCTGCAACCCAGCCCTCTCCTGAGCTCTAGGCTGGGATTACACCCGCTGGAGGGACACTCACCCCATCTGCTCCCACGGCAGCACCATCAACTCAACAAGTCAGAAGCCAAGTGGATCATCTGTGTCCCCTTCCCCCACAATCCCTCCTTTTTCTACTAAAAGACCCGTGATCCCGTCAGCCACCCAGTCTGAGATGCTGACGTTATCTTCGACTATTCTTCCCTGTCCTGCCTTGCTAATTCTTCCCACTAGCACTAATCTCGACTCTTTGTCACTTGGACTATTTCAGCAACAGTCTCATCTCCCAGATTACCTCTGTGCACACTGACACATGGTCCCGTCCATCCTGAACATGCACAGTGATTTTCCTCTCCCGTTGCACACAAACCTTTAAAAGTTCCCCGGCCcgtgaacaaatgtacaattctCTATTCTGACATTACAGACCACCGGATAAGGCCCCATTCTTCCTTTACACCCTCCCCTGGTCAGCCTAGGAGAGTTGTTTTTCCTGGAAAGGGTGCCTGCGTTTTACTGTCTCTGTGCCTTTGGTCTTGCTATGCCCATCCCCTGGAAtgctcccttttcttcccttcaaagCCCATGCGGAAACCACGTCCTTCATGAAGCCCTCCCTGATGTACCAACCACTGGGATCTCTCCCTCTGCTGAACCACCGTAGCACTTTATTTGTACCTTTCTCATGGCACTTACCATATTCTGCCTTGTATTATAGTTATTTGTGCACTTGTCCTTTGACTGTTCTTAGACTGTAAGCTCGccaagggcagggactgtgttttATTCATCTGTATCCATCACAGCACTAGGCGTGGTGCATAGCACACagcagttgctcaataaatgtttgttggattAAATCCTTAATACCTGTAGAGGGCTTTATACTTAAGGAAGTCATTTTGCATCTATAATATCACAAGAACCTCTGAAAAATCATGTGGGTTGGACCAAAGCAGAAATCATTATCCCCGTTGTATAGGTCATAAAACTGAGGCCAAAAACCTCCATGAGGCCTCACGGCTTCCTGGTAGAATGTTCATCCAGGTCTTCTCATCCTCACTTCAGGGCTTTTCCTGTTCATCTTTGTGGTTGGATCACTGCAAACTGAAAACTAGCCCTATGCAGAGGCCTAGACACAGAGACCCAACAAACCTCAGCATGAACCCCATCAACACAGGCAAAATCTCACTCCTTTCTGGGAAGGACGAAAGCCATTTGGGTTTTACGagtcctgggaggtggagttatAGGACCCCATCAATCATTCCCACTGCTGTTGTTGAGGGTAGGAAACCATCCTTCCAGATGGCAGGGAGACTAACAACTCCAGGGGGCTGCTTTTTGATAAATCTCTTCATGCCTAATTAAGGCTCCCTCTCCAGAATGAACGGAAGAGGATGTTTACTGATGCCAGTCAGATGGGACTCCAGACATGTGTACTGCCTCATGAATGTCCTTAATGGTATCCCCAATGACACTGacagcctgccccagcctctgtcTCTCACCAACACTGCCGAATGTCATCTCTTCTCATCTTTATCTCTATTCTTTGCTTCCTGTCTTCAGGGCTCTTCCCTTGGCATTCACCAGGAGCAGAGTGAGCCCAGAGAGCTGAGTGGCATCCCTTCTTCTTGGGTCCCTGAGCCCTGACCTGGAGCAATGCTGTGAGACAGCAGGAAAGAGGGGAGTGTGGAGTGGGGAGCACTGTATGCCACTCCTCATGGAAGCAGAAAACAAACAGGCTTTTGTTCTGGTGGCAGGTCATCCACAACAATGGGATGTTTCCATGGTTACCATCTAGAAGCAATATCTTAGTTGTTTGGGGCTTTATGATGGGGGTAATGTAATTTCTGTTCTTAGCAATCCAGGTGACAGGGCAATTTGCATATATAGTCCACTGAGCCATCCAGCCCCAGATCATAGTTTCTCTAGAATCATCCTAGTTGTCTGCAGCCAAAGCCCAATAGAACCACCCAACAAAGAGCACTAAAGGTCCCTTGTGGCCTTTCTCAGTCTTCTTCACCATTTCCTCAGCCACCTTTCCCTAGAACCTGGGGGATGGGAAATGGGGCTACTATGGGCTTCCAAGAACCATGCCAACAAAGACCTCAAGTTCTCCAGTCAtgacaacatttttaaatatttaaaagcgtTCTCCAAAACTGACCCAGAACCAGCTATGAGCGGCCATCCCTTAAGGAATTAATAGAAAATGAGGATCCAATGGCCAAAAAGTGGGAGGACTGCCATGCAACCCACATGGACCCTAGAGTGATGGGTCCAGGCAGTCATGGGGGGAGTGCAGCCCTCCATTCAGCATACTGAGGCAAGTCAAATGGGGTTGGTGCAGGAAAACGccctttcgatttgtttccaagTGTCTTTATCTTCTAAAATGAGACTGTAATGGTGGAGCTGCCGGACAAAGTCAATGAAGGGATGACTGGCCCGTCAGAATCATGAATGCTTAAGAGAAGCCGTGCGTTCCAGGGAAGACCACTCTGAGGCAAGCTGTTTTACTGCATTCTCATTCCAGTGGCCTAGGTGGGCAAGAATATAACTCACTGTAATAACAACAGCGGGACAGGTTGCTTGGCTGTATCTTGTGTTCACAAATGCCCCATCTCTGGTCAGGAGCTCTGGAAGGAGTACCAGATGATCTGAAAGCCTGCCACTCAAGAACCTAGAGGGCATGAACGAGACTTGGCTCTGGTATTTTtccgtctgtaaaatggggaagacACCTACCAACCTCCTTTATGGAGTTATTGCAAAAATGCAAATACAGGACAAGGTAGATAGAGAAATTGGGTAGAGGGAGTGGGGATGCTCAGTGGTATAAAGCAAGTGAAACGTATGCAGCTGTGAGTCTTCAGGATTCTGCTTGTCCAACATCAGATCACATCATTGCCCTGCTTAAACCCTCAGTGGCTTTCCTTCATCCTTGCAAGAAAATTCCAAGCATCTTACCATGGCTTACAAGACCTTGAGCCCTCCTCCCTCTGGCTCCCTGTTATTCTAGtgtcagggcctttgcacttgttgCGCCCTCTGCCTGGAAATCTGCTTCCCAGCTCCTTGCCTTCCCTCTCTGTCTCATCTTTCATGCTTCAAATTGAATGTCACCTCCTGGGGAGCCTGCTCCTTGTCTCCCTCAGCTAATTACTTTCTATTACACGACACATTATCCTGCTAGGTGGTCTTCATAAactaaattatctcatttattttgtagTTCTCAACCCCAAGGACCCTCCTAAAAGATCCCAGTGCTCAGGCCACACTCCACACAAGTTTAATCAACATCTCTGGAAGCTGATCATGGACATCTTCCTGGCTCACGGTCAGAACTGAGAAACAATGACATATCTGCTCACTAGTTTATGGTCTACCTCCACTTCTAGGATGTTCCAGGGGTACTTGTTTTCCACAGGGGCCACCTATGCCCTGGAAGGTGGAAGTGGCCCTCCTCCAAAGTAATTGTTGATGACTCTGCCTGGGGTGCTGGCAACAGGCTTGCAATGTGACCATATCCCTGGTGTGCTCAGCAGGTACAGGCCAGCTTTGAATTTCCCAAGGATGACACTTTACCCCCTGCAGCTCCAGATAAATGTCCAGCATTTTTACCCATTAGCTGAGCTAGGGAGTGGAATTTTTCCAGTCCCCATTTGACCCGCTCAGAGAATTTCATGAGCCTTGCCTTACCCAGGAGGCTCTTTCCTGGCTTGTGCAGGCTTTAGAACTCCACCCCCTAGCCCCACCCCAAAGACCTTTATGAGCTCAGCCGGACATTGGAACCACTGGAGGAGCTCTAAAACCTCCTGAAACCTAGGTCTGGCCTTCAGGGAATCTGATTCCTTGGTCTGGGGCATGGCCCGGGCATCTCCTGAAGCTCACCAGGTCACACAGAGGTGTAGCCCCAGCTGGGAACCACTGACCCAGACTCAGTTCCTGAATTTGTGTGACTGCTTCCATGGCAGCCCCTCTCGGGCCCCTGGTGTGAGGTCTTTCTTTTGCTTCTGGCTTCTGAGAGTTTCCTTTCCTGATTCCAGGCTGGGCTCTGTTTTGTCTGGTGGGTTTTTTTGCCACTGCCGTTGTGTTAGTGGCATCCAGGTCTCTGGATTACTGCATGCTTGCAGTGGGAGGAAAGGCCTGTCTACCATGTTCTCTGCCTCCCCTTCATGCTCTGTGAGGAGAGGGGCCTTGTCTGGCATGTTCACCGAGGCATTCCTGACCACTAGAactgtgcttggcacagagtaggcacttaataaactCCTGCTGCATGAACAAAAGAACAAGTGTGGATGCTTCAAAGGAAGACTTGCACCCGGCTGACCCCCAGAGTGGGGAAGGGGTCCCACCTAATAGGAAGAACACCAAGACTTCCCCAAGAGGAGAAGGAACGGCTCCCCCTTTCTCGGCGAGGCCATGTGTCTGGACCCTGTGTGAGATGCTTTCTATACTAGCCCTTGTTGGGGTGTtgcacccattttacagatcaaaCAACCAAGTTTATCAGAAATTAAAGACTCATTTAAGATGCCAAAGCTCACGAGTGGATGGTTTGATGCTGAAGCCAACATTGTTAACACCATCTCAGCTCAAAAGC
This region includes:
- the LOC100977242 gene encoding uncharacterized protein C15orf32 — its product is MNKRTSVDASKEDLHPADPQSGEGVPPNRKNTKTSPRGEGTAPPFSARPCVWTLCEMLSILALVGVLHPFYRSNNQVYQKLKTHLRCQSSRVDGLMLKPTLLTPSQLKSPEGHLILPTFNHLVIRHILDPKQIFCVADVCTDCKFNCGSIERHQKRHLMRVSQDWEHLIRYRNQICLS